The Celeribacter baekdonensis genomic interval ACACCATCGACATCAGCCAAGCATCGACCCGTCCTCCGCCTTTTTGCAGCGTCAGCGTTAACCACGTCTCAAGGCTTGCACCATCGCTCACCGCACCCTCTGTGATCGCCAATTCCAGCGCATGGGAATAGGCGAACGCCCCCAGCGGAAAAGCCGGTGAGAGCCATTGGGTCAGGGTGAGCAGGCTTTGGTCAGTCATGGGGGTGATCCTGGGAATGGTCGTGGGCGTGCGCGTGGTGGTGATCATGGTCATGCGTGTGGCTGTGATCATGGCTGTGGTCGCCATGCTCATGTCCCATATGTTGATGATCCCCATGCTCATGCCCCATGGTGCGACCATGGCCATAGGCCCCGCCTTCCGGGCTAAACGGTGCAATAATGTCGTGCACCTCGGCCCCCAACTGTTCCAACATCGCCTTTAGCACCGGATCGCGTTGGATCACCAAACGATCCGGCGCGATTTCGCAGGGCGTATGACGGTTGCCGATGTGCCACGCGTAGCGCGTCACCGTGTCGCCCGTGATCGCCAAAAGCGCCTCCTCGGCGGCCACCACACCAATGATCCGCCCGTCCTCAAGCCGGATACCATCGCCAGCCTGCAACGAAATAGTCTGCGGCAAATCGAGGAAAATCGTGTCCCCCGCAGCGGTCATCAACTTTTTGCGCCGCAACAACCGTTGATCATAGGTTAACGCAACCGTGTCGCTGACTGCGTTTGTGGCTCCGACGCCACCGCCGGGCAGCACGTCAAAGGCTTTCATCGCGCTCATTTCATACTCTCCTTCAAGAATTGGGACTTTCTTAACCGACTCGCCCCCAAATAGAGGTCAAGGAGACCCAGACCATGAGTTCTAAGCCCATATCCTTTGACCCCATAACCGCTGTGACGCCATGACTTTGTCCCCGCATGATCATCCCGCCTTAGAGGCCGTAGATGAATTGGCCGAGGTCCGCGCGCACATCGAACGTCTGCGCGAGCGGGAGGCGGAGCTTTGCGACGAGATCCGAAGCTTTGCAACACAGACCGGCGGAATGCGCGTCTGTGGCACCTCCCGCGATGCCGTGATCGAACAGCGTCGTCCGCGCCGGGTTGACCTTGGAAAGCTGCCGAAAGAGGTCTTTCTCGATCCAAACCTTCTCATCGAGCAGACCGAAACCGTTGTGTTGATCTGGCCGAAAACAACATCCGCCGCTGTGCCCGCGCGCCTCCCCGCATCGGTCGCAGATGTGGATACAGCACAGATTGCAGAGGTCGCGGACCTCCACAACGCCGCATCGGACCTGCCGCAAGGTGATGTTGTCGAGACTGCGCACATGAGCACAGAGTTGCGTGGCCTGGATGAGATCACAGACATCGACGGCACGCCTGAGCCGATGCCAGAGCTGGACCATGACCTTGCCACCGCACCAGACATGGGCCTTGCTCCTCCGACGGCAGAAATGCGCACCATTGGCGCACCGCTCAATGAAGAAGACCCGATCGGCGACATGCTGGACCTCGGTGCTCGAGTGAATGACATCGAAAGCGATTTCTCCTTAGATGAGGTGCCTTCTGATCCCCCCCCATACGCGAGCTGCGATTGCGCCCCCCAAAGCGATGACGTGCCCATGGACACCAGTGACGATCCTTTTGGCCTCAAGGACGCGGTCCCCACACAGAGTGCTTCGGCACCGTTGGAGGTGGATGAGGCCGGGGCACCCGAATGTGCGGCCCCGCGCGATCTACGCCCGACCGCCCATGCACATCTGCAACCCATGGCCGGTTTGCACGAAGAAGAGGTCGCACAGGCCCTTGCCGACGCTGACACGCCGCTCGATCCGGTGACATTGTCCGACGCCCTGAGTGAGGCCCAAACTCTTGAAACCCAAATGGATTTACAGGTGGAGCTTGGCGGCGTTGATCTGAGTGATGACCTGCCCGCCGCCTTTGCCACATCCCGTGCGATCTCGGGCGTTTGACCCGAGCGCGATGTCCCGCCGCACCACACCATGATGAATCCAGAAGGAGAAACACGATGTTCATGACCCGATCCCCGGCCGACGAGTTGGCCAGTTTGCGCGCCAAAATCGCCGAATTGCGCGCCCGCGAGACCGCTTTGGAAGCGCGCTTTATCGAAATGAACGATACGGGGCGCTTTGTTGGATTTTCCTATGACGTCGTGGTGTCGCGCACCGCGTATCAAGTGTTTGACATTTCCAAACTGCCGGACAGCATCCTCAACGACGATCGTTTTTACGCAACCAAACATGTGACCTCGATCCGCGTCGAACCGCGCGATGAGACCGACGCCTTCATGCTGCCGCAGCACGCGGGCGAAGAGTTTGACGTGATCGAACACCATTAAAGTCTCGATCTTGAAATCGACCCAAGCAGGCCGTTCAAAACAGAAAATAGCGTTGCGCCATGGGCAGTTCCGAGGCAGGTTCACAGGTCAACAACTCTCCATCGGCGCGCACCTCGTATGTTTCAGGATTGACGTCGATCTTAGGCGTTGCCGTGTTCATCACCATCGACGATTTGCCAATCTTGCGGGTGTTTTCCACCGCCACGGTTTGTTTGCGGAGCCCCAAAGAGGCGCCGATGCCCTCGGCCTGCGCCGCAGCCGAGACGAACAACACGGCGGAATGTTCCACCGCGCGCCCCATGGCACCAAACATCGGGCGGGTATAGACGGGTTGCGGCGTCGGTATGGAGGCATTTGGATCGCCCATTTGCGCCACCGCGATTGAGCCGCCCAAAAGCACCATCTCCGGTTTCACCCCAAAGAATGCCGGCGACCACATCACCAAATCGGCGCGTTTACCGACCTCGATCGACCCAATTTCGCGGCTCATCCCATGGGCAATCGCCGGGTTGATCGTGTATTTCGCGATGTAACGCTTGACCCGAACGTTGTCATTGTCGCCCGTCTCGTCCGACAAGCGACCGCGTTGTTTCTTCATCTTATCTGCCGTTTGCCATGTGCGGATCAAGACTTCGCCCACCCGGCCCATCGCCTGACTGTCAGAGGCGATGATCGAAAACGCGCCCATGTCATGCAGGATGTCTTCGGCGGCAATCGTTTCTTTGCGAATGCGCGACTCTGCAAAAGCCACATCCTCGGGGATGGATTTGTCGAGATGGTGACACACCATGAGCATGTCGAGGTGTTCTTCCAAGGTGTTGACCGTGTAGGGCCGGGTCGGGTTGGTCGACGACGGGATCACATGCTCCTCGCCCACCACTTTGATGATGTCCGGGGCGTGACCGCCCCCCGCGCCTTCGGTGTGAAAGGCGTGGATTGTACGGCCTTTCATCGCCTTGACCGTGTTCTCGACAAAGCCGGATTCGTTCAACGTATCGGTGTGGATCATCACCTGAACGTCCATGTCATCGGCCACCGACAGACAGCAATCAATCGCGCCGGGCGTGGTGCCCCAATCCTCGTGCAGCTTGAGCGCAGCCGCGCCCGCCTTGACCATTTCGACCAAAGCCTGAGGTTGGCTCGCATTCCCCTTGCCCGCCAGCGCGATGTTCATCGGCACACCGTCAAGCGCCTGCAACATCCGGCCAATATGCCACGGACCGGGCGTACAGGTGGTTGCCAAAGTGCCATGCGCCGGTCCCGTGCCGCCGCCCAACATCGTGGTCAGGCCGGAATGTAGAGCGTCTTCAATCTGTTGCGGGCAAATAAAGTGGATGTGGCTGTCAAAGCCCCCCGCCGTGATGATCCGGCCTTCGCCTGCGATCACTTCGGTGCCGGGACCGACGATGATGTCAACATTCGGTTGGGTGTCCGGGTTCCCGGCCTTACCGATCCCCGCAATACGTCCGCTTTTGAGACCGATGTCGGCCTTGAAAATCCCGGTCACATCCAAAATCAAGGCGTTGGTGATCACCGTATCAACAGCGCCTTGAGCGCGCGACAATTGCGACTGGCCCATACCATCGCGGATCACTTTACCGCCGCCAAATTTGACCTCTTCGCCATAAGGCCCGGTCAGGTCGCGTTCGACCTCGATGATCAAATCCGTGTCGGCCAAACGCAGTTTGTCGCCCGTCGTAGGGCCAAACATATCGGCATAAGTCGCGCGGGAAATTTTTGCAGGCATCTCGGTCCCTCTCAGTACGTCTGATAGGCAGAGCGCATCTCATCCGTGCGCTGCCGTGTTAAATCTGCCAAACAGCTGTTCGTGATCAGCGGCTGAATCGACCCGCCCTCATAGAGCACAGCATCGGCGGCCTGATAGTCCTGATACGAACAGATGTTCCTATCGGTTTGGGTCATTGCATTGTCGCAATCCACCTTCGGCGCGTCCGCCAAAGCCGGTCCGAAAAACGAAATGAATATCAGAGCCTTACGGATCACAATTCACCCATCACTTTCTGATTGAAGCCATAGACTTCGCGCTTGCCCGACAGCGGCACAAGGCTGATTTCGCGGGTTTGGCCCGGCTCGAACCGCACGGCCGTGCCCGCCGCAATGTCGAGCCGTTTGCCGCGTGCGGCGTTGCGGTCAAAGGACAGCGCCTCATTGGTCTCATGGAAATGGTAATGTGAGCCGACCTGCACCGGGCGATCGCCGGTGTTAGAAACCTCAAGCACCGTCACCTCAGCGCCCGCGTTCAACTCGATGTCGCCCTCTTTGATGAAATACTCTCCAGGGATCATGGCGGTCTCCTTAACGAATGGGGTGATGAACAGTGACCAATTTGGTGCCATCCGGGAAAGTCGCCTCGACCTGCACCTCGGGGATCATTTCGGCGATGCCCTCCATACACATGTCTTTGGTCACGACATGCGCCGCCGATTGCATCAACTCGGACACCATTTTGCCGTCCCGCGCGCCTTCGACGACGAAATCGGTGATCAAGGCGATGGCCTCGGGATGATTGAGTTTCACACCCCGCGCAAGGCGCCCACGCGCCACCATTGCGGCCAAAGAGATCAAAAGTTTATCCTTTTCCCTCGGGGTCAGGTTCATGGTCGTCCCTCGTTCAATTCAAGTCACATTTGCCAGACGCGCGGCAAATCCACGCCTCTGATCTGGTTCAAAACCCGCGCCACATAGCGCCTCAGCGGATAGCCATCAGGTGCCATCGCCCGGATCACAAGTTTGCCGTTCCAACCCGACACCCCGGCGCTCACGCCCTCTTGCGCCGTCTGTTTGACCAGATCGGCCAAGGCTTCGGCACCCGGCGCGAACATTCCGATGGTCGCCACGGCGCGCGCGCCATTCAATGTCACCGCATGATCGCGCGCGGCCAAAAGGGCAGCGTCGATTTCCAGTGGCTCCAAGAATTCAAGCCGACCGGCGCGACGGATCTCGCGACGGTCGCGCAGGTGCAGCGTTTGCAGCGTCTCGCCCATGGCAGCACGGCCCAAGATCAACGACTCGACACAGGTGAACTGTGCATCCCCGGCGATCTGCGCACAGGTGCGGCGGTTCAATCGCGCCTTTTCAAACAGGATGGTTTCCTGCGGCAACCAATCAAGCCGCGCCCCCGCCCCGGCAATGAGCCGCACCGAGACATCCGCATCCGCACCATGGGCAACAGAGGCATAGGCGCGCTCGGCGGTTTGTGTGGTGCCAACAAGCGCCGCGCCCGCCTCAACCTCAAGCGTGTAATCCAACTGATCCCCGGCGGTTAACCCCCCGGATGTGTTGAGAAAAACCACCTCTGGCACCGTGGTGTGCACCCGTGGCAACATTGCTTTTGCGGAGCCGGATTGATGCAAATCCTTCAACCCATTCACGCCCATGACCACAAGCGCACGCCCCCGCACACGCTGCATATGAGGTGCAGCGCTTTGAAGCGGGGTCTGAGATGAGGTGTCAAGCATCCGGGTCTCCAAGTCGTCACCACGCTAGCCTCGGCCCCGCGCAGGCTTCAATCCCGCAGCCGCCCGATTGTACACAATCGCCGCGAAAACTGACCATCCGCTTAAAAAATAAGCACGAACTGCCATCTGGTGCTTTGTGCCGGAACGCGGTAATTCAGGGGCATGACCGATACACTCACCCTCCGCCGCCCCGACGATTGGCATTTGCATCTGCGCGATGGCGCGATGCTCAATGCCATTCTGCCCGAAACCACACGTCACTTTGCCCGCGCAATCGTGATGCCGAACCTTGTGCCCCCCGTGGTCACCGGCGACGACGCAGCCGCCTACCGCGAGCGCATCCTCAAAGCAAACCCGCGCAAAGGTCAGTTTGAGCCTCTGATGACGCTCTATTTGA includes:
- a CDS encoding urease subunit beta codes for the protein MIPGEYFIKEGDIELNAGAEVTVLEVSNTGDRPVQVGSHYHFHETNEALSFDRNAARGKRLDIAAGTAVRFEPGQTREISLVPLSGKREVYGFNQKVMGEL
- a CDS encoding lysozyme inhibitor LprI family protein, with translation MIRKALIFISFFGPALADAPKVDCDNAMTQTDRNICSYQDYQAADAVLYEGGSIQPLITNSCLADLTRQRTDEMRSAYQTY
- the ureC gene encoding urease subunit alpha; its protein translation is MPAKISRATYADMFGPTTGDKLRLADTDLIIEVERDLTGPYGEEVKFGGGKVIRDGMGQSQLSRAQGAVDTVITNALILDVTGIFKADIGLKSGRIAGIGKAGNPDTQPNVDIIVGPGTEVIAGEGRIITAGGFDSHIHFICPQQIEDALHSGLTTMLGGGTGPAHGTLATTCTPGPWHIGRMLQALDGVPMNIALAGKGNASQPQALVEMVKAGAAALKLHEDWGTTPGAIDCCLSVADDMDVQVMIHTDTLNESGFVENTVKAMKGRTIHAFHTEGAGGGHAPDIIKVVGEEHVIPSSTNPTRPYTVNTLEEHLDMLMVCHHLDKSIPEDVAFAESRIRKETIAAEDILHDMGAFSIIASDSQAMGRVGEVLIRTWQTADKMKKQRGRLSDETGDNDNVRVKRYIAKYTINPAIAHGMSREIGSIEVGKRADLVMWSPAFFGVKPEMVLLGGSIAVAQMGDPNASIPTPQPVYTRPMFGAMGRAVEHSAVLFVSAAAQAEGIGASLGLRKQTVAVENTRKIGKSSMVMNTATPKIDVNPETYEVRADGELLTCEPASELPMAQRYFLF
- a CDS encoding urease subunit gamma; translated protein: MNLTPREKDKLLISLAAMVARGRLARGVKLNHPEAIALITDFVVEGARDGKMVSELMQSAAHVVTKDMCMEGIAEMIPEVQVEATFPDGTKLVTVHHPIR
- a CDS encoding urease accessory protein UreE, which produces MSAMKAFDVLPGGGVGATNAVSDTVALTYDQRLLRRKKLMTAAGDTIFLDLPQTISLQAGDGIRLEDGRIIGVVAAEEALLAITGDTVTRYAWHIGNRHTPCEIAPDRLVIQRDPVLKAMLEQLGAEVHDIIAPFSPEGGAYGHGRTMGHEHGDHQHMGHEHGDHSHDHSHTHDHDHHHAHAHDHSQDHPHD
- a CDS encoding urease accessory protein UreD yields the protein MLDTSSQTPLQSAAPHMQRVRGRALVVMGVNGLKDLHQSGSAKAMLPRVHTTVPEVVFLNTSGGLTAGDQLDYTLEVEAGAALVGTTQTAERAYASVAHGADADVSVRLIAGAGARLDWLPQETILFEKARLNRRTCAQIAGDAQFTCVESLILGRAAMGETLQTLHLRDRREIRRAGRLEFLEPLEIDAALLAARDHAVTLNGARAVATIGMFAPGAEALADLVKQTAQEGVSAGVSGWNGKLVIRAMAPDGYPLRRYVARVLNQIRGVDLPRVWQM